From a single Collibacillus ludicampi genomic region:
- a CDS encoding menaquinone biosynthesis decarboxylase: MAYKDLRHFIEVLEKKGLLVRVREEVDPVYEITEITDRVTKKFGPALLFENVKGFDIPVLINTFGSYERMNLALEVHSLDEIGEQVKELIQPPTPASFLDKLKALPKLAELSSFLPKMVKHAPCQEVVITDEPSLDMLPILKCWPDDGGKFITMPLVFSKDPETGKRNCGMYRMHVFDGKTTGMHWHKHKDGAHHFDKLKKSGKKGRMEVAVAIGADPAVVYSATAPLPPVIDEMMFAGFLRKAPVEMVKCKTVDIEVPAHAEIVLEGYVDLDELRMEGPFGDHTGYYSLADLYPVFHLTAITHRKNPIYMTTIVGIPPQEDAFLGKATERIFLPLLRTIVPEVVDMNMPLEGVFHNCVILSIKKRYPWQAKKVMHAVWGTGQMMFTKLIIVVDEDVDVHNLSEVAWRVFNNIDAKRDITIVEGPVDALDHASPMPLIGTKMGIDATKKWPSEGHHREWPNDIVMSEEIKRLVDEKWHRYGINV; this comes from the coding sequence ATGGCTTATAAAGACTTACGTCATTTTATAGAAGTTCTCGAAAAAAAAGGGTTGTTGGTGCGGGTACGTGAGGAGGTTGATCCCGTTTATGAGATCACGGAGATCACCGATCGTGTAACAAAAAAATTCGGTCCTGCGCTCCTCTTTGAAAATGTTAAAGGATTCGACATACCTGTTTTAATTAATACGTTTGGTTCATACGAGCGAATGAATCTCGCGTTGGAAGTCCATTCACTCGACGAGATCGGCGAACAAGTGAAGGAACTCATCCAACCGCCGACACCCGCTTCCTTTCTCGACAAGCTTAAAGCATTGCCGAAATTAGCGGAACTCTCTTCGTTTTTGCCGAAGATGGTAAAACACGCACCGTGTCAGGAAGTTGTCATCACTGACGAACCGTCGCTGGATATGCTGCCGATCTTAAAATGCTGGCCGGATGACGGAGGCAAATTTATCACGATGCCTCTGGTCTTTTCCAAAGATCCGGAAACCGGTAAACGCAATTGCGGAATGTACCGCATGCACGTGTTTGATGGGAAGACCACAGGGATGCATTGGCATAAACACAAGGATGGGGCCCATCATTTTGATAAACTCAAAAAATCGGGAAAAAAAGGGCGCATGGAGGTCGCTGTTGCGATTGGCGCCGATCCGGCGGTCGTATATTCGGCTACAGCTCCCCTTCCTCCTGTTATCGACGAAATGATGTTCGCCGGTTTTTTGCGAAAGGCTCCCGTAGAAATGGTAAAGTGCAAGACGGTGGATATAGAAGTTCCGGCACATGCGGAAATTGTATTAGAAGGATATGTTGATCTTGACGAATTACGCATGGAGGGTCCTTTCGGGGATCACACCGGTTACTATTCTCTCGCCGATCTGTACCCAGTTTTTCATTTAACGGCGATTACACATCGAAAGAACCCGATTTATATGACAACGATCGTAGGGATTCCCCCTCAGGAAGATGCGTTTTTGGGTAAAGCAACGGAGAGAATCTTTCTGCCGCTCCTGCGGACGATTGTTCCAGAGGTTGTCGATATGAACATGCCGCTTGAAGGCGTGTTTCACAACTGTGTTATCCTCTCGATCAAGAAACGCTACCCCTGGCAGGCTAAAAAAGTAATGCACGCCGTTTGGGGCACAGGACAAATGATGTTTACGAAACTCATCATTGTGGTTGACGAAGATGTCGATGTGCACAACCTCTCGGAAGTTGCATGGCGCGTGTTTAATAATATCGACGCGAAACGTGATATCACGATCGTAGAGGGGCCGGTCGATGCGCTCGATCATGCATCGCCCATGCCGCTGATCGGCACGAAAATGGGTATCGACGCGACAAAAAAATGGCCGTCTGAAGGACATCACCGCGAATGGCCGAACGATATCGTCATGTCGGAAGAAATCAAACGCCTGGTTGATGAGAAGTGGCACCGTTACGGGATCAACGTGTAA
- a CDS encoding demethylmenaquinone methyltransferase, with amino-acid sequence MADFLSKEEKVHYVFSRIAKHYDLMNTVLSFRRHKAWRKFAMSRMNVKPGQSAIDVAAGTGDWTISLAQAVGPQGRIVGLDFCQEMLDCAIPKVAEAGVSKQVQLIQGNAMDLPFADNTFDYATIGFALRNVPDVKHVLQEMTRVVKPGGMVVSLELSKPTWPPFSKLYYLYFEKILPAIGSLASKDHVSYQWLPESLKDFPDAPTLAGMFEQAGLDHVKYWLLTGGIAAVHIGYKSKV; translated from the coding sequence ATGGCTGATTTCCTCTCGAAAGAAGAGAAAGTTCATTATGTTTTCTCGCGTATTGCGAAACATTACGATTTAATGAATACCGTGTTAAGCTTTCGCAGACATAAAGCCTGGCGAAAATTTGCGATGTCTCGAATGAATGTCAAGCCTGGCCAAAGCGCGATCGATGTCGCTGCGGGAACAGGGGATTGGACGATTTCGTTGGCGCAGGCCGTAGGTCCTCAAGGGCGCATTGTGGGACTCGATTTTTGTCAAGAAATGCTTGACTGTGCCATACCGAAAGTGGCGGAGGCAGGGGTATCCAAACAGGTACAGCTGATACAGGGGAATGCCATGGATTTACCTTTCGCAGATAATACATTCGATTATGCCACGATCGGGTTTGCTTTGCGCAACGTGCCTGATGTCAAGCATGTTTTACAGGAGATGACCCGCGTAGTGAAACCGGGTGGAATGGTCGTTTCCCTCGAGTTATCGAAGCCGACATGGCCTCCGTTTTCCAAGTTGTATTACCTGTATTTCGAGAAAATCTTGCCTGCGATCGGCTCGTTGGCTTCTAAAGACCATGTTTCATATCAGTGGTTACCGGAGTCTTTAAAGGATTTTCCGGATGCTCCCACTTTGGCGGGTATGTTTGAACAGGCAGGACTTGATCATGTGAAATATTGGCTGCTCACTGGAGGCATCGCAGCGGTACATATCGGTTATAAGTCGAAAGTGTAA
- a CDS encoding heptaprenyl diphosphate synthase component 1, with translation MSIEKTENYIFQRVRERVLREMNHPYLARFQPNPKLDMFHMHISLILLQAAELPSEDVELLMTVVLLIHHGLRVHDDILLASAQPDERYRQLNVLAGDYFSSKYFHLLAQDGHVYAIGRFARAISRINEAKAEREKYMRDFSCTEERYMRISERIHGELLHTLREIYLPNDSLWEDIVSFAVRAYVLKEEYMGLKQGNWVLNLANIYMYDQASTEERRYMKSVPLGQMLDNRLLSYHVKYRTSSYLFRLMNSCVLTVERLSTVLTTETMRSHLQSVCQFISQAMQNKWKFVEQG, from the coding sequence GTGTCGATTGAAAAAACAGAGAATTACATCTTTCAAAGAGTTCGAGAACGCGTGCTGCGAGAGATGAATCATCCCTATCTGGCGCGTTTTCAGCCGAATCCCAAACTCGACATGTTTCATATGCACATATCTCTTATCCTGTTGCAAGCCGCTGAATTGCCATCTGAAGACGTAGAACTTTTAATGACAGTCGTTCTGCTGATCCATCATGGCCTTCGCGTGCATGATGATATTCTGTTAGCCAGCGCTCAACCTGATGAGAGGTATCGTCAATTGAATGTGTTGGCGGGGGATTATTTTTCCAGCAAATATTTTCATCTTCTCGCCCAGGACGGGCACGTCTACGCAATCGGACGGTTTGCCCGGGCGATTAGCCGAATTAACGAAGCCAAAGCGGAACGCGAAAAATACATGCGCGATTTCAGTTGCACGGAAGAAAGATATATGCGTATCAGCGAGAGGATTCACGGTGAACTTCTGCACACATTGCGTGAAATCTATTTGCCTAACGACTCCTTGTGGGAGGATATCGTTTCATTTGCGGTAAGGGCATATGTGCTTAAGGAAGAATATATGGGATTGAAACAAGGAAACTGGGTTCTGAATTTGGCGAACATCTACATGTATGATCAAGCTTCTACTGAAGAGAGACGATATATGAAATCGGTTCCTTTAGGACAGATGTTGGACAATCGTTTGTTGTCCTATCATGTCAAGTACCGCACTTCTTCTTACTTGTTCCGATTGATGAACTCATGTGTGCTTACAGTGGAACGCCTGTCAACAGTTCTGACGACAGAAACCATGCGCTCTCACCTACAATCAGTTTGCCAATTCATATCGCAAGCGATGCAAAATAAATGGAAGTTTGTGGAGCAAGGATAG
- the mtrB gene encoding trp RNA-binding attenuation protein MtrB → MSEPSLGDYIVIRAKENGVQVFGLTRGQDTRFHHAEKLDKGEIMIAQFTEHTSAIKVRGKAVVYTKVGQIDTTSED, encoded by the coding sequence ATGTCAGAACCATCACTGGGAGATTATATAGTCATTCGGGCTAAAGAGAACGGTGTTCAAGTCTTCGGCTTGACGCGAGGCCAGGATACCCGCTTTCATCATGCAGAGAAGTTGGATAAAGGCGAAATCATGATCGCTCAATTCACGGAACACACGTCAGCCATCAAAGTCCGAGGGAAAGCGGTCGTTTATACGAAAGTAGGACAAATCGATACGACTTCAGAAGATTGA
- a CDS encoding DUF1540 domain-containing protein, whose protein sequence is MPNGVRCGVEECIYNSDYACTAESIEVMSNGNDIVGTTKGTRCATFEFEKHTNRHGEIVR, encoded by the coding sequence ATGCCAAACGGCGTCAGATGCGGTGTTGAAGAATGCATCTATAACTCCGATTATGCTTGTACGGCAGAAAGTATCGAAGTGATGAGCAACGGAAACGATATTGTCGGGACAACCAAAGGTACGCGATGCGCTACGTTTGAGTTCGAAAAACACACAAACAGACACGGGGAAATCGTGCGTTAA
- a CDS encoding acyl-CoA synthetase, giving the protein MSTHVFDFDYEKAVQEFRLEIPEKYNFGGEIDRYSDANPDKTAIIWENEAGETRRITYGDLKALSNRIANGLHRLGICRGDKVIVLVPRVIEAYAIYLALNKMGAVIMPGSEMLRAKDIEYRADHAQAKAVIALGNVRSEVDSIRHKCKSLQFFVLLDGAAEGWISMEELIRDADTVWQVVDTDANELAFLSYTSGTTGGPKGVQHVHAWPYAHLAISATYWFDVREDDIAWATASPGWAKWVWSPFVSILGKGGTAFVYHGRFSANKYLEFLEKYPISLLCATPTEYRMMAKVKDLEQYKLRALRSACSAGEPLNREVIETFQRVFNVRVRDGYGQTENSLLVGTFSGMKMKPGSMGRPAPGIRIAIIDEEGKELPVGEVGDIAVHKDTAVLFRGYLHDPERTGKAFRGEWYVTGDQGRWDEEGYIWFEGRADDIIISSGYTIGPFEVEDALVKHPAVAECAAVASPDPERGHIVKAFVVLRQPEFASETLVSELQEHVKKLTAPYKYPREIEFVDSLPKTTSGKIRRVELRMREKERKMG; this is encoded by the coding sequence GTGAGCACGCATGTATTTGATTTTGATTATGAGAAAGCGGTACAAGAGTTCCGCTTGGAGATCCCGGAGAAATATAATTTCGGAGGAGAAATTGATCGCTATTCAGACGCTAATCCGGACAAAACTGCGATCATATGGGAGAACGAAGCGGGCGAGACAAGACGCATTACGTATGGAGATTTGAAAGCGCTATCAAACCGTATAGCGAACGGGTTACATCGTTTGGGCATCTGCAGAGGGGATAAGGTGATCGTGTTGGTGCCTCGTGTGATTGAAGCCTATGCGATTTACTTGGCATTAAACAAAATGGGCGCCGTGATCATGCCGGGTTCAGAAATGCTGCGCGCGAAAGATATCGAATATCGAGCCGACCATGCACAAGCAAAAGCGGTGATCGCTCTTGGTAACGTCCGGTCGGAAGTGGATTCTATACGACATAAATGTAAATCATTGCAATTCTTTGTCCTGCTTGATGGTGCCGCTGAAGGCTGGATTTCCATGGAAGAACTGATCCGGGATGCAGATACGGTTTGGCAGGTTGTCGATACAGACGCAAACGAACTTGCTTTTCTGTCATACACGTCCGGGACGACAGGGGGACCGAAAGGCGTACAACATGTACATGCTTGGCCTTATGCTCATTTAGCTATTTCAGCCACGTACTGGTTCGATGTTCGGGAAGACGATATCGCATGGGCTACAGCCAGTCCAGGTTGGGCGAAATGGGTCTGGAGTCCTTTCGTTTCCATATTGGGGAAAGGAGGAACCGCATTCGTTTACCATGGACGTTTTTCGGCGAACAAATATCTCGAATTTTTAGAAAAATATCCGATTTCTTTACTCTGTGCAACGCCGACGGAATATCGTATGATGGCAAAGGTGAAGGATCTTGAACAATATAAGCTTCGTGCTCTGCGTTCCGCTTGTTCAGCAGGTGAACCTCTGAACCGCGAAGTGATTGAAACCTTTCAACGTGTATTTAATGTCCGCGTGCGGGATGGTTACGGACAAACTGAAAATTCGCTTCTGGTGGGAACTTTTTCAGGTATGAAAATGAAGCCGGGTTCAATGGGACGACCGGCACCCGGTATCCGCATAGCGATCATTGATGAAGAAGGAAAAGAACTGCCTGTAGGGGAAGTCGGCGATATAGCCGTTCACAAGGATACGGCTGTATTATTCCGTGGTTATCTGCACGACCCGGAACGTACAGGAAAAGCTTTCCGCGGCGAATGGTATGTAACAGGCGACCAAGGAAGATGGGACGAAGAAGGCTATATCTGGTTTGAAGGCCGTGCGGATGATATTATCATCTCATCGGGATATACGATCGGTCCTTTCGAGGTAGAAGACGCCTTGGTTAAACATCCTGCCGTTGCGGAATGTGCCGCTGTTGCCAGTCCGGATCCCGAACGCGGACATATCGTTAAGGCATTTGTCGTCTTACGGCAACCCGAATTCGCGTCAGAAACGCTGGTTTCAGAATTACAGGAACATGTAAAGAAATTGACGGCTCCATATAAGTATCCGCGTGAAATCGAATTTGTCGATTCATTACCGAAAACGACTTCTGGCAAGATTCGGCGTGTCGAACTGCGCATGCGCGAAAAAGAGAGGAAAATGGGCTAG
- a CDS encoding HU family DNA-binding protein, protein MNKTDLINQVSEKANLTKKDAGKAIDALFETIMEALAAGDKVQIVGFGNFEIRERSARKGRNPQTGEEIEIAASKVPSFKPGKAFKDIVNT, encoded by the coding sequence ATGAATAAGACCGACCTAATTAATCAGGTATCCGAGAAAGCGAACCTCACGAAAAAAGATGCGGGGAAGGCGATCGACGCATTGTTCGAAACGATTATGGAAGCGTTGGCTGCTGGCGATAAAGTACAGATCGTTGGCTTCGGTAATTTCGAGATACGCGAACGCTCCGCACGAAAGGGGAGAAATCCGCAAACAGGCGAGGAAATTGAGATTGCAGCAAGCAAAGTACCGTCATTTAAGCCAGGAAAAGCATTCAAGGACATAGTCAATACATAA
- a CDS encoding lipoate--protein ligase family protein yields METWRLLDTGVSDPATNMAIDEAILTAHSQGLVPPTVRFYAWNPPTLSIGYFQRAKREIDFDQLHEHRLGFVRRPTGGRAVLHDKELTYSVVLAESHPLMPRSVNESYRILSKGLMEGFRALGLSAEMVSLADEDEKNRYASLGSAACFDSPSWYELVVEGRKVAGSAQTRQRGTILQHGSILLDMDVDLLFRVLLFPTEEEREQMKRSFLEKAVSIKGSSGKDVSYEEAVEAFRTGFEKGLGIRLVQEDLTEFEKKLTEQLRREKYTTDAWNFRR; encoded by the coding sequence ATGGAGACGTGGCGTTTACTCGATACTGGCGTAAGTGACCCGGCCACGAACATGGCAATTGATGAAGCGATATTGACAGCGCACAGCCAGGGGCTCGTTCCCCCGACCGTGCGCTTTTACGCTTGGAATCCGCCTACTTTGAGCATTGGTTATTTTCAACGGGCGAAGCGTGAGATCGATTTCGATCAATTGCATGAACACCGATTGGGATTTGTACGCCGTCCAACAGGAGGCAGAGCTGTCCTCCATGACAAGGAACTCACTTACTCGGTCGTGTTGGCGGAATCGCATCCATTGATGCCCCGTTCGGTCAACGAATCGTACCGAATTTTGTCAAAAGGCTTAATGGAAGGGTTTCGTGCCTTGGGGTTATCGGCAGAAATGGTATCCCTCGCAGACGAAGATGAAAAAAATCGTTATGCCAGCTTAGGATCGGCCGCATGTTTTGATTCACCGTCCTGGTATGAATTGGTGGTTGAAGGACGCAAAGTCGCGGGGAGTGCACAGACACGGCAACGAGGTACGATTTTACAGCATGGCTCGATCTTGTTGGATATGGACGTAGATTTGCTGTTTCGTGTGTTGCTCTTCCCGACGGAAGAAGAACGGGAGCAAATGAAGCGGTCTTTTCTTGAAAAAGCCGTTTCAATAAAGGGTTCTAGTGGAAAAGATGTCAGCTACGAGGAAGCGGTTGAGGCTTTTCGCACGGGGTTTGAAAAAGGGCTTGGTATCCGTCTTGTTCAGGAAGATCTGACGGAATTTGAAAAGAAACTGACCGAACAATTGCGACGTGAAAAATATACGACTGATGCGTGGAATTTTAGACGATAA
- the gcvH gene encoding glycine cleavage system protein GcvH, translating to MSHTPKELKYTKEHEWVRVEGNRAYIGITDFAQSELGDVVFVELPEVGTEIEQNSTFGTVESVKTVSDLYVPVSGKVVEVNTELDDSPELVNEDPYGKGWMIVVEIKDAAELDALLTADQYEASINE from the coding sequence ATGAGCCATACGCCAAAAGAATTGAAGTACACGAAAGAACATGAATGGGTACGCGTGGAAGGAAACCGTGCATACATCGGCATTACCGATTTTGCACAATCCGAGTTAGGGGATGTCGTTTTTGTTGAACTGCCGGAAGTAGGGACTGAGATTGAACAAAATTCAACGTTTGGTACCGTGGAGTCGGTAAAAACGGTTTCCGATTTATACGTTCCTGTTTCCGGAAAAGTGGTCGAAGTCAATACGGAACTGGATGATTCCCCTGAATTGGTAAATGAAGATCCATATGGAAAAGGCTGGATGATCGTTGTGGAAATTAAGGATGCGGCTGAACTGGACGCCCTCCTCACAGCGGATCAGTATGAGGCATCGATCAACGAATAA
- a CDS encoding NAD(P)H-dependent glycerol-3-phosphate dehydrogenase produces the protein MNGSVAVVGAGSWGTALAMVLADNGYDVRLWARRQEVADEITYRRTNEKYLPHVRLPEGIRATSDLQSVIEGQEHIFVVVPSGSFRETVRMMVPYVREDAFVAHATKGFDIQGYQRMSEVLQAELTQLTKRQIAVVSGPSHAEEVSRRLPTTVVVASAARATAERIQNLLMNNSFRVYTNPDVIGTELGGALKNIIALGCGLSDGLGFGDNAKAALMTRGLAEISRLGVKMGAAQLTFTGLAGVGDLVVTCTSQHSRNWRAGFLLGKGEKLDAVLRKMNMVVEGVRTTEIAYRLSAQYDVEMPITRAIYQVLFEGKEPMEAVEDLMERGRTHEMEEVARAVSLSWES, from the coding sequence ATGAACGGTTCGGTTGCTGTTGTTGGTGCCGGCAGTTGGGGCACAGCATTGGCTATGGTATTGGCCGATAACGGATATGATGTACGGTTATGGGCGCGGCGGCAGGAAGTGGCGGATGAGATTACGTATAGACGTACCAATGAGAAGTATCTTCCTCACGTGAGATTGCCTGAGGGGATTCGCGCTACGTCGGATTTACAATCTGTCATTGAGGGGCAAGAACACATTTTTGTCGTCGTTCCGTCCGGCTCTTTCCGGGAAACTGTCCGCATGATGGTTCCATATGTACGTGAGGATGCTTTCGTTGCCCATGCGACCAAAGGATTTGATATCCAAGGTTATCAACGCATGAGCGAAGTTTTACAAGCGGAGTTGACGCAACTCACAAAGAGGCAGATTGCAGTCGTTTCCGGGCCGAGTCATGCGGAAGAAGTGAGCCGCCGTTTGCCGACGACGGTCGTGGTGGCTTCGGCGGCGCGGGCTACAGCGGAGAGAATCCAAAATCTGTTAATGAATAATTCTTTTCGTGTCTACACAAATCCAGACGTTATCGGAACGGAACTTGGCGGCGCATTAAAGAATATCATTGCGCTCGGATGCGGCTTATCAGATGGTCTCGGTTTCGGAGATAATGCAAAAGCCGCTTTGATGACACGTGGTTTGGCGGAAATCAGTCGGCTCGGCGTGAAGATGGGAGCGGCCCAGCTGACTTTTACCGGATTGGCAGGTGTGGGGGATCTCGTCGTCACATGCACCTCACAGCACAGCAGAAATTGGCGTGCAGGTTTTTTGCTGGGAAAAGGAGAAAAATTAGACGCAGTTTTACGGAAAATGAACATGGTAGTCGAAGGGGTTCGTACAACTGAGATCGCATACCGCCTTTCTGCCCAATACGATGTGGAAATGCCGATTACGAGAGCGATTTATCAAGTGCTGTTCGAAGGAAAAGAACCTATGGAAGCGGTTGAAGATCTCATGGAGCGCGGCAGAACCCATGAGATGGAAGAAGTCGCGCGTGCGGTATCACTTTCCTGGGAATCATAA
- the plsY gene encoding glycerol-3-phosphate 1-O-acyltransferase PlsY, translating to MLIFAVAIAYLLGSISSSYLAGRMIAGIDIREHGSGNAGATNTLRVLGPKVAAVVLLADLLKGVVAVLIAERLTGGQETAGVFAGIAAIAGHNWPIYYGFRGGKGIATTIGVTFTLVPLAALSAGLVAILLLLLLRIVSLASLTFTTLMPIFVFIYHLPMNDFWFTLILAVMALWRHRSNIDRLLKGEEKRLGKKRELK from the coding sequence GTGCTCATATTCGCAGTTGCAATCGCTTATTTGCTTGGTTCGATTTCATCCAGCTATTTGGCAGGACGCATGATTGCCGGAATTGATATCCGTGAGCATGGCTCCGGTAACGCGGGTGCAACGAACACGTTACGGGTTTTGGGGCCGAAAGTGGCCGCGGTTGTGTTGCTGGCCGATCTTTTAAAAGGGGTCGTCGCCGTACTTATCGCTGAAAGGCTGACAGGAGGACAGGAGACCGCGGGAGTATTCGCAGGAATTGCTGCGATCGCAGGCCATAATTGGCCGATCTATTATGGCTTTCGCGGTGGGAAAGGTATCGCTACAACGATCGGAGTTACTTTTACTCTCGTGCCCCTGGCGGCACTCTCAGCCGGTCTTGTGGCGATCTTGTTGCTCTTGCTCTTGCGGATCGTCTCTCTCGCTTCCCTAACATTCACCACACTCATGCCCATTTTTGTATTCATTTATCACCTGCCGATGAATGATTTTTGGTTCACATTGATTCTCGCAGTGATGGCTTTGTGGCGCCATCGCTCGAACATTGACAGATTATTGAAAGGTGAGGAAAAACGGTTAGGGAAGAAGCGGGAACTGAAATAG
- the der gene encoding ribosome biogenesis GTPase Der — translation MPKPVVAIVGRPNVGKSTLFNRLAGERIAIVEDKPGITRDRIYSKAQWLDRNFHIIDTGGIEVGDEDEILMRIREQAELAIDEAHVIIFLVDGLTGLTPADQEVAEILRRSKKPVILAVNKLDDPSKLHNRFDFYELGFGEPIPISAGHGTGLGDLLDEVIKHFPEDDEEEYDEDVIRVALIGRPNVGKSSLVNAILGENRVMVSPIAGTTRDAVDTLFYKDGQDFVLIDTAGMRKRGKVYETTERYSVMRAMRAIERCDVAVLVINGEEGIIEQDKRIVGYALEEGKAIIIVVNKWDLVEKDDKTARNFEKLIRKEFPFMPWAPILFVSAKTRQRVHKILDLVVAVAEQHAMRIPTSTVNSVIEDAVVMTPPPTDKGRKLRIYYATQVSVKPPTFAVFVNDPELSHFSYERYLENKLRDAFGFEGTPIRLYIRQKT, via the coding sequence ATGCCCAAACCTGTGGTAGCCATCGTTGGCAGACCGAATGTGGGAAAGTCCACATTATTTAATCGACTCGCAGGGGAACGAATTGCAATCGTCGAAGATAAACCCGGAATCACCCGGGATCGTATTTATTCGAAAGCGCAGTGGTTGGATCGGAATTTCCATATCATTGATACGGGTGGAATCGAAGTCGGGGACGAAGATGAAATCCTAATGCGTATTCGTGAGCAAGCTGAATTGGCGATCGATGAAGCGCATGTGATTATCTTTCTGGTGGACGGACTCACAGGGCTCACACCGGCCGATCAAGAAGTGGCAGAAATCTTGCGCCGCTCCAAAAAGCCGGTAATACTCGCTGTGAATAAGTTGGACGACCCCAGTAAGCTACATAATCGTTTCGATTTTTATGAGCTTGGATTCGGTGAACCGATTCCCATTTCTGCGGGACATGGGACCGGGCTGGGGGATCTGCTCGATGAGGTCATTAAGCACTTTCCGGAAGATGATGAGGAAGAATACGATGAAGATGTGATCCGGGTGGCTCTGATCGGGCGCCCCAATGTGGGAAAATCATCTCTCGTGAATGCGATCCTCGGTGAAAATCGCGTCATGGTATCACCGATCGCCGGTACCACACGAGATGCAGTCGATACACTTTTCTACAAAGATGGTCAGGATTTCGTGTTGATCGATACGGCGGGTATGAGAAAGCGCGGAAAGGTATATGAGACGACCGAACGATATTCAGTCATGCGTGCGATGCGTGCGATCGAACGGTGTGATGTCGCCGTTCTCGTTATCAATGGCGAAGAAGGGATTATCGAACAGGATAAACGCATCGTGGGCTATGCCTTGGAAGAAGGAAAAGCGATCATTATCGTGGTAAACAAGTGGGATCTCGTCGAGAAGGATGACAAGACGGCGAGAAATTTTGAAAAATTAATCCGAAAAGAATTTCCATTTATGCCGTGGGCTCCCATTTTATTTGTGTCGGCAAAAACGAGACAGCGCGTTCACAAAATATTAGATTTGGTTGTTGCGGTTGCCGAGCAACACGCGATGCGTATTCCGACGTCTACAGTCAATTCCGTCATTGAAGACGCGGTGGTCATGACACCTCCTCCTACCGATAAAGGTCGCAAGTTACGGATCTACTATGCGACTCAAGTGTCCGTCAAGCCACCGACGTTTGCCGTTTTTGTCAACGACCCGGAACTTAGTCATTTTTCGTATGAACGTTATTTAGAGAACAAACTGCGTGACGCGTTCGGTTTTGAAGGGACACCGATTCGTCTGTACATCCGTCAAAAGACATAA
- a CDS encoding capping complex subunit for YIEGIA, with product MANTLENFILAVITTDRESVGGSGPIFFAKDEEELQKTAFNLEKIMDAMAHEVKPGTIILVRH from the coding sequence ATGGCGAATACGCTTGAAAATTTTATCCTCGCAGTGATTACGACAGACCGGGAAAGTGTAGGCGGCAGCGGTCCTATTTTTTTTGCGAAAGATGAAGAAGAGCTACAAAAAACAGCTTTCAATCTTGAAAAAATAATGGATGCGATGGCGCATGAAGTCAAACCTGGTACAATCATACTCGTGAGACACTGA